In Alcaligenes faecalis, the sequence ATTAAGTCCATAGCATCTCGAAGAGGCTGGTCTGCTTTCTGGTGTACAGCGGCGTAAAGGTTGTCCTCGACATAGGTGTCTCGCCCCTGCTCTTTCGTTTTTCTAACTCCAGTACTGGGATTGGGCGCGGCAGTTAGACCAATCTCTCGCGCATAGTTAAAGATATGGCTAAATAGAGCCAACTCCCGATTCGCTCGTATGCCGCCAGCTTCGACTGGAATGGGCCTGTCACGCTCTTTTAGCCAGGCCTTCGTTTTTTCGATTCTCCAAGTGCGATATTGCCGGATGTGTTGCGGCTCAATTAAATCGAGCGCGGCGGGCGGGTTGTCGAAGAACTCATACAAAATGTCCAGTTCAGTGAGATTGTCTTTACGGGTGCGCTGTGCTTTCAATGGCAGGACGTCCCGCACATAGATCAAGGCGGCGTCGCGGAATGTAGCGGTAGAGGGCGGCACCTTGGCGTCAGCCTCAAGCTCAGCCCATTTTTGTACTGCAGTAAGGTAGTCTGAGCCCAGTGGGATCTCTTTTCGCGGCTTTCCCCCTGTATCGTAGTAGTAGAACACTCGTCCAGACCTCTGGACCCGTCGCCGCATTCTTGGCGGCAGGTTTTTGTTGGTAGAGGGCTTTCTCCCCATGCCGTTTTATCCTCCTGTTAAGACACTAGGTTGCCAAGCGCGTACAGGCTTAGGGTCACCGCCAGCCGTGCGACCCTCTATAGCGGCGCGAGCTACTATTGGTCGGCCACGCGCATTTTCAAAAAACGGGATACCGGATGTCCGCAGCCATTGAACCTGCAATTGCTCCCTATGTAGCAGATGCCCGCTGATTCGTTTGCCCTTGTTGATTCCTGTGAGCTCTGCGACTTCAGCAGGCGTGAGGAACACATCTGCTCCCATATGCCCTCCCATTAAAAACCCGCCACGGGGGCGGGTAGATTCCAATCTTTGGCCGTAGCAGCCAGTATTTCCAAAATTCGATCATTCATCAGCGGGCCTGTCGAAACTCCTGCAAGAACCGCTGGCGGAACTGCTCAGTTGTGAGCTCGGTAGTCAGCTTCGTCATGTTTTCCGGGTTATTCATCCAGTTCCACATCCGCGTGCTGAGCATTTGAGCGCCGGTGATTTGACGCTGCAGCT encodes:
- a CDS encoding tyrosine-type recombinase/integrase, translating into MFYYYDTGGKPRKEIPLGSDYLTAVQKWAELEADAKVPPSTATFRDAALIYVRDVLPLKAQRTRKDNLTELDILYEFFDNPPAALDLIEPQHIRQYRTWRIEKTKAWLKERDRPIPVEAGGIRANRELALFSHIFNYAREIGLTAAPNPSTGVRKTKEQGRDTYVEDNLYAAVHQKADQPLRDAMDLMYVTGQRPADTLALDERDIQDGALELRQGKTGHRLRITIEGMLDTVLKRIRARKAAYKVTSTRLIVNESGQPLGAEALRSRFDRAREAAGIPKNQFQLRDLRAKAGTDKADSAGDIRQAQRQLGHKSVTMTEHYVRNRRGDKVGPTK
- a CDS encoding DUF4224 domain-containing protein — protein: MGGHMGADVFLTPAEVAELTGINKGKRISGHLLHREQLQVQWLRTSGIPFFENARGRPIVARAAIEGRTAGGDPKPVRAWQPSVLTGG